Genomic segment of Malus domestica chromosome 15, GDT2T_hap1:
TGGTATCTAACTGTTCTCTCTACTGAATCTTCAAAGCCTTCATGTAAATAACATGGAGCACTTTGGTCATTGCCTAGCGGATAAACCTGCTATCCAACTATTTCCACATTATGTGATCAGTTGTGTCACTTTGTGTCCCTAAGAACTTTTTAGTCTTATAGAATTGAGCCAATAGGGGTACACATACTTATGCAGTAAGTGCACTGCTGTAAGTATAATGGGTTAATCTGATGAATAGACTGCTGCTGACTCTGGTGTATAATAGGCCTCATGAGACAAGTCTTGCCTTCTGTCAATCATTGAGATCAATTTTTGGACTGATGTCAACTTTTATGATTTGGTTGTGTTATTTATCCTTATTTGGATAATTTTTGCCAGTAACAGTTACTAATGTTATCAAACTTGATGCAGCATATGAACTCTCAAAGAAAGAAGGTAAAGTTGGCACGCCTGAAAGACCCCTCTCTGACCTAGGATTGCTGAGTTATAGAGGGTACTGGACCCGGGTGCTTCTCGACATCTTGAAAAAGCACAAGGGAAATATTTCAATCAAGGTGAGCATCTCCAAGTCTTTAGTTAAACCAAAGATTGTCCACCCATCGTATAATTGCTGTTTAACTCTATGCTGATAATGGTTTAAGTGTTTTGCGCTTTGCATGGAAGTTGTTACTAAAGATTAGACCAACCAATTATCCACAACCTCTGAATGGGATTTTGCACGATATGAAGTAAACCCAAATACTTGGAGTTGCATACTGGATTTATCTTCGGACAATTTAAGCACCCTTTAGTGTGGGTTTGTATTTCAACTAGTAGAGATTCCTAATAGCGTGCATTGACGCTTGGAGATTATTGTTCAGTTCCATTCCAGAAAAATATGTATGACATTCACGGTGGAAAGTAAAAAAGGGAAAAGGTTTATCATATCACTATCTGATGCCATATGGTTTTTACTGAGTTTTTTTGGAACATATCGTATGTTTTGCCATGCAGGAGCTTAGTGACATGACAGCCATCAAGGCAGAGGATATATTGAACACCCTTCAGAGTCTTGAATTGATACAGTACAGGAAGGGGCAGCATGTCATCTGTGCAGACCCAAAGGTCCTGGATCGGCATCTGAAAGCAGCCGGTCGTGGGGGCCTCGAAGTCGATGTTAGCAAACTGATCTGGACGCCGTATAAAGAACAAGGGTGATCATTCGCAGTCCGTGTCAATCAAAACCTGTAAACTTGCTCCTGCTTGTATAAATATAGATTTAGGCATCAAAACATGATTTGAACTTGAATGGCTTGTGTTGTTGACATGAATAACTTGTTGCTTAGGGCAATATTGTCACTTGCTTATTGTCGCTTGTAACAATGTGTATCGACAACATTCACTAGTATGGTAATGAATGCATTGATCTgctgattgtttttttttcttttttttttcccttttgggTTCACTttgctgcacatgcaaaggtaAGGGcaattataaatttttatttttgtcggTGGGTTGCCAACCAACCATGTACTTGTGactcaaattttgaaaattagcTTTGTTTTTGGACTACGTAACGAGTTTACTGTTACGTTCTCTTTCAATAAAATAATGTGTATATTTTTTAACATATAACGTTTTATCATTAGATTGGAATGTCATGTGCGATAAACTCGTTCTATATAAGTTACTCTCTTATTTATGTTGAGCCATACCATAGCTTTGTGTAAAAAATCTTAAATACAAATTGTTTGTTGTTATAATCTCTACATTCGAGGCTTATCATACAAGAAAATAGATAATAttctcacactttctattttatctctttttataaaaaaaaaattaatataaaatgttgatgtggtttAATTGTAACTATTCAAATAAGTGAAGAGAAAatagagggaaaaaaaaaaattagaggagagaatcctactccctcTCCCACCATATTAGTCTTTTCTGTAAAAGTAAATAGTAAATTTCACCATCAAAATCTTCAAGACAACACAATTACGAGGAACAGTTACTTCAATTTCTGTAAACAAACATCGTTCGACTTGTGTCGATTTGGCTCCTCTCTTCAACTTGTGTGGATTTGGCTTTTTACCTTTGGCGATTGGGATTAATATTTGTAGTGACAACGTAACAACATTATGCGACTATGTTTTAGTACcacttaataatttattttctgtATAAGATTCGTGCTTTACTACttgaaaaaaaggagaaaacaaaagaaaggtgAGAGATCTTCCTAATTAAGAATAGCAGATGTTGGGGTTTGTCActaattcaaataaataaagcaTTAGATCAATTAACACTAAAAGCTAAACAGTATTAGCTCGACAATTAGTCTTAATAATATGTCATTACTCGTTGGAACAGTGAATAACCAATCAAACAATATATCCAAAATTGGGATCCAAAACAAAAACATGTACAGCAAATTTTTTCACTCcccttttggattttttttttacccaagAAATTAAACAGTAATGGGTTGATTTAGATGCCTAGGATGGTGAATCTGTTTAAGCTGCAAACCTTTCAATTCAACCCCACCAGATCTCCTCTTCCAAAGACTGTTCacctcttcttcttgttcttcagcAGGCTTCTTGTGCACCCTCTTGATCACAGGCAGAGGAGGATCCAAATCCACTAGGTTAATGTTCGCAACACAATCATGACCGTTATTAATCCTGGGCCCACTTCCACCATTGTTACTATTCACAATCACTTGCCTTCTACTACATCTTGTGGTGGTGTTTGTAGTGGCTGTTGTGGTGGTAGCAGCGGCGGCGGCATTAGGGTTGTTTAGGTTTTTGCCAGAGAAGAGTTTCTTGAGCATGGAGTACTTGAGGTGGTTGTTGGGGCTGCTGATAATATTGTACTTGGAATTAGGGTTGGAGGAGAAGGTGAGTAGTCTGTGAGTGGTGAGAGGAGTTGGAAAGCCATTGACTTTGTTGCTTCTTTTCACTTGGCCCATGCAACTGATTCTTGGGGACAAAGGGTCATCTTTTACGGATGCAGACTTTGGAAGGCTCACATCTTTGATGGATGGTGTCGAACATAGCATGGGCAAGAATGTGCTTCTCTGATGATTATGCATATAAAGATTCTGATGGtgcttgtggtggtggtggcggcggtGGCGGTGATGGAAGCGGTTGTATTCACTTGCCATTGGAGAGCCCAGCCCACTATTTAGCTTCTGAACGAAACTGAAACTGaagcttgagagagagagagagagagagagagagagagaggatgatgaataagaagggagagagagagaggaaggtaGTGTTATATATTATTCctattaattacacattatttaatttgcaaatttaatctccctaacaTTTCTCTTATAAGATTTGAGGAGGTCtgtatgcatggtatttcaaatTTTCCGAGTCCGGAGAGAAAAGGGCGTGATATTGTCAAATATGAACAAAGTGATGTGTATTTTTGCATAACAAgactaatccctttattttattttattttactttattttttattttttattttaatgtttcctcattccaattcccattaaCAACGACTAGCAGAAAGGAGAGACCAAGACCGAAGCATGCATGTCACGTCAGGACCATTCTTTTAAACTTGTGGTGGTCAAAAGAATAGAAAGAGAATATGCGTGCTTAATTAAGTGATGAAATGAAGGTGTGAAGGAaacctctttttcttcttctatcaACCCCATCCCATTCCCAACCAATTCATGATGCCAAGTCTTCACGCTATGCTTCGTAAATCATAAGCTGACCACCTTCTTGTCtccttttgaattttgatctggaattggtggttaaAGTTTAAATCTTTGGGCAACCTgtaacataaacaaataaacaccAAAATAAGTTAACCAAATAACCTACTTATTTACTCAAAACTACTCCAACACTCGAGTCTATTttatgatttgtttttttttttattgctaaAAGCCCTAGTTTTGTTCCCACTTCTCACATCGTTGTATATATGCATTCATCATGGTTTTTGTTCTTCTTGCAAAATTCTTTTCTACACGATGTTTGTTCTTTTTTAAAGATTGAATTAGTCCAACACTAAATAGGTAAAATCTAAGATACACCCTAAAAATATCAATCATGTAACAAtaaatgatataaaaaaaaacttaagcaaataaaaaaatttcgttTTGTAAGTAATAATCCTATGACCTATCTATAGAAAAATAACTGTAAACTCGTCGCCACACAAATTTATTGTGTCTATTGTTTTCTGTGACATATTTGTATCGACGACGTATGTAATTTCGTGCATATGGTAGCCGTATAGGAGTTTACAATAGTAGGAGTTTACAATAGTTGTGTATTTGTGTGAATTTACTTCAAATCAATTCTTAATCACTAGAGCAGTATATGTACCCAATTGGCACCTCTACGTTTGTTTTGGAAGATCAACAAAATACCACTATCATTCTTGTAAAAGAAAACCTGTTTTCTGTGTTAAGACATATAAAAACCTTTTGCTTAAGTTTTGGTGCATATATATTTTGATTGGGACATATGAATACTTGAAGCAGTCAAGGGTCAAACTAATCGCACTTAAAAATGTCGAGCATATATTATTAGGTGGAACCACGTTTACCGCGAAGGCCTTTAACAACTTAATCCGCGGTCTCTTCTGTTGTTATAAACTACAAATCATGCATTCATACTTTCAGCTGCAACAACTACCAGAAATTaccaaatcaacaaaaaaaatatatgcttTCACTTTACATAATCTTCTTCCAAGCTCCTACTAATTAAGCTAATTAATCCTATGTTT
This window contains:
- the LOC103401876 gene encoding uncharacterized protein, with amino-acid sequence MASEYNRFHHRHRRHHHHKHHQNLYMHNHQRSTFLPMLCSTPSIKDVSLPKSASVKDDPLSPRISCMGQVKRSNKVNGFPTPLTTHRLLTFSSNPNSKYNIISSPNNHLKYSMLKKLFSGKNLNNPNAAAAATTTTATTNTTTRCSRRQVIVNSNNGGSGPRINNGHDCVANINLVDLDPPLPVIKRVHKKPAEEQEEEVNSLWKRRSGGVELKGLQLKQIHHPRHLNQPITV